GTCGGACACCACGATGCTGCTGCACGTGGCCGCGGACCGGAAGAGCGCGACGGTGGCCTCGATCCCGCGCGACTCGATGGTGCAGACGCCCGCCTGCACCGAGTCCGACGGCGCGCAGTCCCAGCCGCAGTTCGGGATGTTCAACGCGGCCTTCTCGATCGGCGGGCCGGCCTGCACGGTGAAGACCGTCGAGTCGATCAGCGGCCTGACGGTCGACCACGTCCTGGTCGTCGACTTCACCGGCTTCAAGAAGATCATCGATGCCATCGGCGGCGTGCCGGTCCACCTGGACCAGCCGGTCAACGACCCCGACTCGCACCTGAACCTGCCGGCCGGCACCACGGTCGTGGACGGCGAGCAGGCGCTGGCCTTCGTCCGCGCCCGCCACAACCTCGGCGACGGCTCGGATATCGGCCGGATGAGCCGCCAGCAGCAGTTCCTGAACTCCGCACTCCAGACCCTGGCGGACAACGGGACGCTGGACGACCCGGCGAAGCTCTACAAGGTGCTGGACGCCGCCACCAAGGCGCTGACCACCGACCCCGCGCTCGGCTCGCTGCCGGCACTGGCGGACTTCGCCTCGGACCTGAAGGAGGTGCCGCGGCAGCAGATCACCTACCTCACGGTGCCGTGGCAGTGGTACCAGCCGGATCCGAACCGGGTGCAGCTGGCGCCGCTGGCGCAGGAGCTGTTCACGGCGATGCGGCAGGACACGCCGGTGCCGGCGGATGTGCTGGCGCTGTCGGCGAAGCAGGGGGAGCAGACGACGCCGTGAGGGTGCGCTGGGGTCGGTGCGAGCGGCTTCTGGAGGCCGCTGCGGCCCGCAGGCCTACCGGAACCACCACTTGGTCGCGCCGCCGTCCCCGGTGGTCTTCAGCGCCACCGCGGAGGCCACGTCGATCCGGTAGACCTGCCACGGTCCCGGCCCGGCACTCGGCGCGCTGAAGGGCGCGGTGATCACGTCGCCCTCCGCCTGGCAGGGCCATCCGGCGGCCGCGTACTTCTCGGCGACGGCCCGGACCACCGCCGGGTCCCCGGCCCGGCGCGCCTCGCCGTCGAAGGTCACGTCGAAGCCCTCCAGCGGGGCCACGACGGTGCAGCGGGGGTCGGCCACCAGGTTGCGGGTCTTGCGGACGCCCGGGTCCGTGGTGAAGTGGACGGCGCCGTCGAGCCAGCTGTGGCCGAAGCCGGTGGTGTGCGGGGAGCCGTCGGGGTTCAGCGTGGTCAGGTACCAGGAGCGGCCGGGGCCGGCCACCGCGGCGGCGACCGCGTGCTCAACCTCTTCCCAGTCCAGCTGGGCGAGTCCGTACTTGGGCAGGGACAGGTTCTTGGCCCGCAGGGGCTTGAGCTCACTCATGCCTGTACAGACGATCCGGCGGCCCCGAAGTCATCGGTGCGCGGCGGAATTCAGGCTCTTGCCAGCACTGCGTCGAGGTCGCGGATGGCCTGTGCGGTGTCCTCGAAGAGCACCGCGGCCATACCGAGGTCGCGGGCGGCCACGCAGTTCGGCTCGTAGTCGTCGACGAAGACGATCTCCCGCGCCGGCAGGCCGAGCCGGTCCAGGCAGAGCTCGTAGATGGCCGCGTCCGGCTTCTTGAGGCCGACCTCATGGGAGTACACGATCAGGTCCGTCAGCTCGCTGAACCGGTACGCCTCCTCTTCGCGCTCGCGCGCGCCGACGAAGCTGTTGCTGATGATCGCGGTCGCGTAGCCCTCGGCGCGGCGGGCGCGCCAATACTCGGCCATCTCGGCGTTGTAGGTCCCCAGGTATTCGACCCAGGTGTCCTCCATGTAGGCCTCGAAGCGGGCCACCGGCACCCCGAGGGCGGCGGCGGCCTGTTCGTGGACCTCGTCGAGGGTGATGTGGCCGAGCTCGCCGGCGAGGAAGACCTCGTCGACGCGCTCGACCCAGCCCGGTCCGAACTCCGCTTCCCAGCGCTTCACGACGCCGGTGTCCGGAGTCAGCTCCAGGACCCCGCCGATGTCCAGGACGATCGCGCGGATCGGCATGGTTTCTCCCCCCGTTGGTTCGTCAGGCGATACCGCTGGCCTCAGGCGATGCCGAGGACCTTGCGCGCCACGCCGTCCCACTTGGCCGGCTCGGTGATGTTGCGGCCGTCGACGAGCACCTTCACGCCGGGGAAGTCCGCGGCCGACAGCTCGCGGTACTCCTCGTGCTCGGTGTGCACGATGATGCCCGCGACCTCGGTGCCGGGCTCGTAGGCCGGCAGGCCCAGCGCCTCGAGCTCCTCGGCGCTGTACAGCGGGTCGGACACGACCGGCTGGGCACCCTCCCCGGCCAGCGCCGCGACCAGGCCGAAGACGCCGGAGAACGCCGTCTCCTTCACGCCGCCGCCGCGGTAGGCCGCGCCGAGCACCAGCACCTTGCGGCCGGCCAGCCCGCCGCCGCCGGTCGCGCCGCCGAGCAGGCCCTCCAGCAGGCCCACCAGGTACGCGGGCTGGGCGAGGTTGGACTCGCGGGCCGCGCGCACGATCGAGGCCTCGGGGTCGTTGAACAGGTAGAAGCGCGGGTAGACCGGGATGCAGTGGCCGCCGACCGCCGGGCCGGGCTGGTGGATGTGGCTGAACGGCTGGCTGTTGGAGGCCTCGATCACCTGGAAGATGTCGATGCCGGTGCGGTCGGCGAAGCGCGCGAACTGGTTGGCCAGGCCGATGTTGACGTCGCGGTAGGTGGTCTCGGCGAGCTTGGCGAGCTCGGCGGCCTCGGCCGAGCCCAGGTCCCACACGCCGTTGCCGCGCTTGAGGTCGGGGCGCTCGTCGAAGTCCAGCACCGCCTCGTAGAACGCGACGGCGGCCGCGGCCGAGTCGGTGTCGATCCCGCCGACCAGCTTCGGGTACTTGCGCAGGTCGGCGAAGACCCGGCCGGTGTACACGCGCTCGGGGCTGTGGCAGAGCAGGAAGTCGCGGCCGGCGTTCAGGCCCGAGGCGGCCTCCAGCGCGGGCAGGAAGCGCTCGCGGGTGGTGTGGACCGGCAGCGTGGTCTCGTAGCTCAGCAGGATGCCGGTGCGGCCGTTGGCGGCCGCCTGCTTCAGGCCGGCGGCGATGGTCTGGGTGGCGGCGTCCATGGCCCGGAAGTCCGGCACGGCGTCCTCGTCGACGACCACCGGCACCACCACGACGACCGCGTCGCTGTCGGCGACCGCGGCGACCCCGTCCAGGGTGGCGGTGAGGTTGCCCGCGGAGACGGCCTGCGGCAGACGCACGTCGAGCTCGGCCTCGCCGGGGAAGGGCTCCACGCCGGCGTTGATCTGGTCGACCACGCGCGGCACGACGTCGACGCCGTAGACCTGGTGCCCCTT
Above is a genomic segment from Catenulispora sp. MAP5-51 containing:
- a CDS encoding LCP family protein, encoding MDDRTSGQADSGSMPRRRVVLICAASLAVLAVAGTTGLWTLYNRLNDNIRTVDIHAGGPPDPADTMKHSPGSPSSSSPGSMNVLLIGSDDRDGSNAQYGDANSGARSDTTMLLHVAADRKSATVASIPRDSMVQTPACTESDGAQSQPQFGMFNAAFSIGGPACTVKTVESISGLTVDHVLVVDFTGFKKIIDAIGGVPVHLDQPVNDPDSHLNLPAGTTVVDGEQALAFVRARHNLGDGSDIGRMSRQQQFLNSALQTLADNGTLDDPAKLYKVLDAATKALTTDPALGSLPALADFASDLKEVPRQQITYLTVPWQWYQPDPNRVQLAPLAQELFTAMRQDTPVPADVLALSAKQGEQTTP
- a CDS encoding pyridoxamine 5'-phosphate oxidase family protein translates to MSELKPLRAKNLSLPKYGLAQLDWEEVEHAVAAAVAGPGRSWYLTTLNPDGSPHTTGFGHSWLDGAVHFTTDPGVRKTRNLVADPRCTVVAPLEGFDVTFDGEARRAGDPAVVRAVAEKYAAAGWPCQAEGDVITAPFSAPSAGPGPWQVYRIDVASAVALKTTGDGGATKWWFR
- a CDS encoding HAD family hydrolase, with the translated sequence MPIRAIVLDIGGVLELTPDTGVVKRWEAEFGPGWVERVDEVFLAGELGHITLDEVHEQAAAALGVPVARFEAYMEDTWVEYLGTYNAEMAEYWRARRAEGYATAIISNSFVGAREREEEAYRFSELTDLIVYSHEVGLKKPDAAIYELCLDRLGLPAREIVFVDDYEPNCVAARDLGMAAVLFEDTAQAIRDLDAVLARA
- a CDS encoding nucleotide sugar dehydrogenase, yielding MKISVIGMGKIGLPLAVQFASKGHQVYGVDVVPRVVDQINAGVEPFPGEAELDVRLPQAVSAGNLTATLDGVAAVADSDAVVVVVPVVVDEDAVPDFRAMDAATQTIAAGLKQAAANGRTGILLSYETTLPVHTTRERFLPALEAASGLNAGRDFLLCHSPERVYTGRVFADLRKYPKLVGGIDTDSAAAAVAFYEAVLDFDERPDLKRGNGVWDLGSAEAAELAKLAETTYRDVNIGLANQFARFADRTGIDIFQVIEASNSQPFSHIHQPGPAVGGHCIPVYPRFYLFNDPEASIVRAARESNLAQPAYLVGLLEGLLGGATGGGGLAGRKVLVLGAAYRGGGVKETAFSGVFGLVAALAGEGAQPVVSDPLYSAEELEALGLPAYEPGTEVAGIIVHTEHEEYRELSAADFPGVKVLVDGRNITEPAKWDGVARKVLGIA